In the genome of Kitasatospora cathayae, one region contains:
- the leuS gene encoding leucine--tRNA ligase, with protein MSETTPASGAAETATEPFRYSAALAAEIESRWQDIWEKEGTFHAPNPTGELADPSAGDVAAKPHSFIMDMFPYPSGAGLHVGHPLGYIATDVFARYQRMTGHNVLHTLGYDAFGLPAEQYAVQTGTHPRVSTEANIANMRQQLRRLGLGHDPRRSISTIDPDYYRWTQWIFLQIFNSWYDEAAGKARPIAELVAQFEAGTREVPGGRAWSALSAAERDEVLGEYRLAYAKEVPVNWCPGLGTVLANEEVTADGRSERGNFPVFKSNLRQWMMRITAYSDRLIADLDLLDWPEAIKLQQRNWIGRSEGARVDFAVDGGKITVFTTRPDTLFGATYMVLAPEHGLVDSIVPAAWPEGVPAEWTGGAATPAEAVAAYRAAAAAKSDVERQVEAKVKTGVFTGAYAVNPVSGESVPVFIADYVLMGYGTGAIMAVPAHDHRDFAFARAFALPMRCVVEPTDGRGSDPAQWDDAFDTYDSVIVNSARTVDGSVLSLDGLSVVDAKVHVTAWLAERGIGEGTVNYRLRDWLFSRQRYWGEPFPIVYDEDGVMHALPESMLPVEVPEVDDYSPRTYDAYDSASSPETPLSRNEDWVNVELDLGDGVKRYRRETNTMPNWAGSCWYDLRYVDPTNTDAVVDPANEGYWLGPTEAKPGGGADLYVGGAEHAVLHLLYARFWHKVLHDLGHVSSVEPFHKLFNQGMITADVYRDERGFPVPAAEVEERDGKYFWQGEPVKREAGKMGKSLKNAVAPDDIADEYGADTLRLYEMSMGPLDVSRPWDTRAVVGSYRFLQRLWRNVVSEGTGELVVTEEEPDEATLRALHKAIDGIRGDMAGLRFNTAVAKAIELNNFLVKRGSTPRAVAEQLVLMVAPLAPHIAEELWRRLGHGESLAHADYPVANPAYVVDETVTCVVQIKGKVKARLEVAPGITDAELEALALADPAVVAAIGDAAVRKVIARAPKLVNIVTG; from the coding sequence ATGAGCGAGACGACCCCTGCGTCCGGCGCGGCCGAGACCGCGACCGAGCCGTTCCGGTACAGCGCCGCGCTGGCGGCGGAGATCGAGTCCCGCTGGCAGGACATCTGGGAGAAGGAGGGCACCTTCCACGCCCCCAACCCCACCGGTGAGCTGGCCGACCCGTCCGCCGGTGACGTCGCCGCGAAGCCGCACAGCTTCATCATGGACATGTTCCCGTACCCCTCGGGCGCGGGCCTGCACGTCGGCCACCCGCTGGGCTACATCGCCACCGACGTCTTCGCCCGCTACCAGCGGATGACCGGCCACAACGTGCTGCACACGCTGGGCTACGACGCCTTCGGCCTGCCCGCCGAGCAGTACGCGGTGCAGACCGGCACCCACCCGCGGGTCTCCACCGAGGCCAACATCGCCAACATGCGCCAGCAGCTGCGCCGGCTGGGCCTGGGCCACGACCCGCGCCGCTCGATCTCCACGATCGACCCGGACTACTACCGCTGGACGCAGTGGATCTTCCTGCAGATCTTCAACTCCTGGTACGACGAGGCCGCCGGCAAGGCCCGTCCGATCGCCGAGCTGGTCGCCCAGTTCGAGGCCGGCACGCGTGAGGTGCCGGGCGGTCGCGCCTGGTCCGCGCTGTCCGCCGCCGAGCGCGACGAGGTGCTGGGCGAGTACCGCCTGGCGTACGCCAAGGAGGTGCCGGTCAACTGGTGCCCGGGCCTGGGCACCGTGCTGGCCAACGAGGAGGTCACCGCGGACGGCCGCTCCGAGCGCGGCAACTTCCCGGTGTTCAAGTCCAACCTGCGCCAGTGGATGATGCGCATCACCGCGTACTCCGACCGCCTGATCGCCGACCTGGACCTGCTGGACTGGCCCGAGGCCATCAAGCTGCAGCAGCGCAACTGGATCGGGCGCTCCGAGGGCGCCCGGGTGGACTTCGCTGTTGACGGCGGGAAGATCACCGTCTTCACCACCCGGCCCGACACCCTGTTCGGCGCCACCTACATGGTGCTGGCGCCCGAGCACGGCCTGGTCGACTCGATCGTCCCCGCGGCCTGGCCCGAGGGCGTGCCCGCCGAGTGGACCGGCGGCGCCGCCACCCCCGCCGAGGCCGTCGCCGCCTACCGTGCCGCGGCCGCCGCCAAGTCGGACGTCGAGCGCCAGGTCGAGGCCAAGGTCAAGACCGGCGTCTTCACCGGCGCCTACGCCGTCAACCCGGTCAGCGGCGAGTCCGTCCCGGTGTTCATCGCCGACTACGTGCTGATGGGCTACGGCACCGGCGCCATCATGGCCGTCCCCGCCCACGACCACCGCGACTTCGCCTTCGCCCGCGCCTTCGCGCTGCCGATGCGCTGCGTCGTCGAGCCGACCGACGGCCGCGGCTCGGACCCGGCGCAGTGGGACGACGCCTTCGACACCTACGACTCGGTCATCGTCAACTCGGCGCGCACCGTGGACGGTTCGGTCCTGTCGCTGGACGGGCTGAGCGTCGTCGACGCCAAGGTCCACGTCACCGCCTGGCTGGCCGAGCGCGGCATCGGCGAGGGCACCGTCAACTACCGCCTGCGCGACTGGCTGTTCAGCCGCCAGCGGTACTGGGGCGAGCCCTTCCCGATCGTCTACGACGAGGACGGCGTGATGCACGCGCTGCCCGAGTCGATGCTGCCGGTCGAGGTCCCCGAGGTCGACGACTACTCGCCGCGCACCTACGACGCGTACGACTCCGCCTCCTCGCCGGAGACCCCGCTGTCGCGCAACGAGGACTGGGTCAACGTCGAACTGGACCTGGGCGACGGCGTCAAGCGGTACCGCCGCGAGACCAACACCATGCCCAACTGGGCGGGTTCGTGCTGGTACGACCTGCGCTACGTCGACCCGACGAACACCGACGCCGTGGTGGACCCGGCCAACGAGGGCTACTGGCTGGGCCCGACCGAGGCCAAGCCGGGCGGCGGTGCCGACCTGTACGTCGGCGGTGCCGAGCACGCCGTGCTGCACCTGCTGTACGCCCGCTTCTGGCACAAGGTGCTGCACGACCTGGGCCACGTCTCCTCCGTCGAGCCGTTCCACAAACTGTTCAACCAGGGCATGATCACCGCGGACGTCTACCGCGACGAGCGGGGCTTCCCGGTGCCCGCCGCCGAGGTCGAGGAGCGCGACGGCAAGTACTTCTGGCAGGGCGAGCCGGTCAAGCGCGAGGCCGGGAAGATGGGCAAGTCCCTGAAGAACGCCGTCGCCCCGGACGACATCGCCGACGAGTACGGCGCGGACACCCTGCGCCTGTACGAGATGTCGATGGGCCCGCTGGACGTCTCCCGCCCGTGGGACACCCGGGCCGTCGTCGGCTCGTACCGCTTCCTGCAGCGGCTGTGGCGCAACGTCGTGTCCGAGGGCACCGGCGAGCTGGTCGTCACGGAGGAGGAGCCGGACGAGGCGACCCTGCGCGCCCTGCACAAGGCCATCGACGGCATCCGCGGCGACATGGCCGGGCTGCGCTTCAACACGGCCGTCGCCAAGGCGATCGAGCTGAACAACTTCCTGGTCAAGCGCGGCTCCACGCCGCGGGCGGTGGCCGAGCAGCTGGTGCTGATGGTCGCGCCGCTGGCCCCGCACATCGCCGAGGAGCTGTGGCGCCGACTGGGCCACGGCGAGTCGCTGGCGCACGCCGACTACCCGGTCGCGAACCCGGCGTACGTGGTCGACGAGACGGTGACCTGCGTGGTGCAGATCAAGGGCAAGGTCAAGGCCCGGCTGGAGGTCGCGCCCGGCATCACGGACGCGGAGCTGGAGGCGCTGGCGCTGGCGGACCCGGCGGTGGTCGCGGCGATCGGCGACGCGGCGGTGCGGAAGGTGATCGCGCGGGCGCCGAAGCTGGTCAACATCGTGACCGGGTGA